Proteins encoded in a region of the Bombyx mori chromosome 21, ASM3026992v2 genome:
- the CPR75 gene encoding cuticular protein RR-2 motif 75 precursor (The RefSeq protein has 1 frameshift compared to this genomic sequence), with translation MAAKFFVVLSLAVAASALPVLEYAEHEAPAHYDFEYSVHDQQSGDIKQQKESRAGDAVQGFYSLVQPDGVHRIVEYTSDKVNGFNANVRYEGHPVAQPAKIAYAAPVAKLAYSAPVAYAAPVAKIAYSAPVAKIAYSAPIAKVAYAAPVAKIAYNSAPLTQVTFSSPAISYHH, from the exons ATGGCAGCTAAG TTTTTCGTCGTCCTCTCCCTGGCGGTGGCCGCTTCAGCTCTTCCAGTTCTGGAATATGCTGAGCACGAAGCCCCCGCACACTACGACTTCGAGTACTCCGTTCACGACCAACAAAGCGGAGACATCAAGCAACAGAAGGAGTCCCGCGCCGGAGACGCCGTCCAGGGCTTCTACTCGCTGGTGCAACCCGACGGTGTCCACCGCATCGTCGAGTACACCTCCGACAAAGTAAACGGATTTAACGCTAACGTCCGCTACGAGGGACACCCCGTCGCTCAGCCCGCCAAGATCGCGTACGCCGCTCCCGTCGCCAAGCTCGCCTACTCCGCCCCCGTGGCCTATGCCGCACCCGTAGCCAAGATCGCCTACAGTGCTCCTGTTGCCAAGATCGCCTACAGCGCACCCATCGCCAAGGTCGCATACGCCGCCCCAGTTGCCAAGATCGCCTACAACAGTGCTCCCTTAACCCAAGTTACCTTCTCTTCCCCTGCCATTTCCTACCACCACTAG